Proteins encoded within one genomic window of Vanrija pseudolonga chromosome 3, complete sequence:
- the BDF1 gene encoding Bromodomain-containing factor 1, producing MSAEPALTNPPGEPVAASAPETSAGATSIASEKPLINPLQTATPPPSSTIVEPPRSPNALNPSAAQTAPAQVTQPEPSSTNTTTTQPEVNAPNGANGVTEVSASVPTPTPTTTTDTAPVVTTAAADQPAQVSPAPPTEPPAPAPAPVVEAPAPPAPVENQQPAVSTPPLDGAYPTPAGTTFDPIPATEPTTAAPPAAAPATSTTPAVNPNAMDVDADGEEDGGPNGAPAGVKRSGDDLVAGDAKRVNLGDSAQAPGLEAAPVDPNAPPVVYPWTTYVEPAPRNPGPTTPLTQGQHKHLLSTVRSLLKSNNSFNFREPVDVVRFNIPHYSQIIDYPMDLGLVETKLIASDPRGPPKDKSKAAKWDPSKGTYASVSQVTKDVRQIWENTRKFNGRDHVVSQAAGKLDDQWEKALRTLPADLPPPPAASASPAGPSTTPSRRQSISQTPTIRRDADSARPKREIHPPPSKDLGYEPGSQRKPKRRNDPQLQWAQRTLSSFEKSQKYFEIVSPFLFPVSEIITAIPVYKEIIKKPIDLLLIKARLEDNIYEDVTQIDADIRLLVSNATTFNPPGDSVHNSANALLQLWEEKYRNVPPKQEPREPSEDVVLEEEESDTEDKDTVRLKEAKAERAALDREIADLEAKIARRPPKTKQRKQPTKPAKAQRKYSTTSKASPGANGHSAPKKPRKQKEAPAYREDADSEEELQSITIMQKQELAEKIQVAEADILSQAVQIIQASTQISGDQEIELDIDSLPNATVLKLYNLVCRGRKGRGKKNKVQPRKSGFGGAPGRKHLNEQEEADRIAKMEAQLQSFEGRGSAAHAGYDEESSSEEESSDEE from the exons TCctccaccaacaccaccaccacacaacCAGAGGTCAACGCACCAAACGGCGCAAACGGCGTCACAGAAGTTTCTGCTTCTGTTCCCACTCCTACccctaccaccaccaccgacaccgcccccgtcgtcaccaccgccgccgccgaccaaCCGGCGCAGGTGTCGCCCGCTCCACCCACAGAGCCTCCGGCACCGGCTCCGGCTCCTGTTGTCGAGGCTCCCGCTCCACCAGCCCCCGTGGAGAACCAACAACCCGCGGTCTCCACACCCCCCTTGGACGGCGCCTACCCCACGCCTGCCGGCACTACCTTTGACCCCATCCCCGCTACCGAGCCGACGACTGCCGCACCGCCTGCAGCTGCGCCGGCCACGTCGACAACCCCAGCAGTCAACCCCAACGCCATGGACGTTGATGCGGATGGAGAGGAGGATGGAGGACCGAACGGTGCCCCTGCTGGTGTGAAGCGTTCAGGTGACGACCTCGTTGCTGGAGACGCAAAACGTGTCAACCTGGGAGATTCCGCCCAAGCGCCCGGCCTCGAGGCTGCCCCCGTTGACCCTAATGCACCGCCCGTCGTCTATCCGTGGACGACCTATGTGGAGCCTGCTCCTCGCAACCCCGGGCCCACAACGCCCCTCACGCAAGGCCAGCACAAGCACCTCTTGTCGACCGTTCGCTCTCTTCTGAAGTCGAACAACTCGTTCAACTTCCGCGAGCCCGTCGACGTTGTGCGATTCAACATCCCCCACTACTCCCAGATCATCGACTACCCCATGGACCTCGGCTTGGTCGAGACCAAGCTCATTGCTTCGGATCCTCGTGGTCCGCCCAAGGACAAGAGCAAGGCCGCAAAGTGGGACCCCTCCAAGGGTACCTATGCTTCGGTTTCTCAAGTCACAAAGGACGTCCGCCAGATCTGGGAGAACACGCGCAAGTTCAACGGTCGTGACCACGTCGTGTCACAGGCTGCtggcaagctcgacgaccagTGGGAGAAGGCGTTGAGGACGCTCCCAGCTGACCTT cccccgccccctgcggcttcggcgtcgcCTGCTGGCCCCTCGACCACTCCCAGCCGCCGACAGTCAATCTCGCAGACGCCAACCATCCGTCGGGATGCCGACTCGGCTCGTCCCAAGCGCGAGATCCACCCTCCCCCGTCCAAGGACCTTGGCTACGAGCCTGGCTCGCAGCGCAAGCCGAAGCGCCGCAACGACCCTCAGCTGCAGTGGGCTCAGCGGACGCTCTCCAGCTTTGAGAAGTCTCAAAAGTACTTTGAGATTGTCTCGCCGTTCCTGTTCCCCGTCAGCGAGATCATCACCGCCATCCCGGTCTACAAGGAGATTATCAAGAAGCCCATCGACCTGTTGCTCATcaaggcgcgcctcgaggacaaCATTTACGAGGACGTGACCCAGATTGACGCCGACATTCGCCTACTCGTCTCGAACGCCACCACCTTCAACCCCCCTGGTGACTCTGTCCACAACTCTGCGAACGCGCTGCTCCAGCTGTGGGAGGAGAAGTACCGCAACGTGCCTCCCAAGCAGGAGCCTCGTGAACCTAGCGaggacgtcgtcctcgaggaggaagagTCGGACACTGAGGACAAGGACACGGTGCGACtgaaggaggccaaggctgagcgtgccgccctcgaccgtGAGATTGCCGACCTTGAGGCCAAGattgcgcgccgcccgcccaagACCAAGCAGCGTAAGCAGCCGACCAAGCCTGCCAAGGCACAGCGCAAGtactcgacgacctcgaaaGCCTCGCCCGGCGCCAACGGTCACAGTGCGCCGAAGAAACCCCGCAAGCAGAAGGAGGCGCCTGCGTACCGCGAAGacgccgacagcgaggaaGAGTTACAGAGCATCACGATCATGCAGAAGCAGGAGCTGGCCGAGAAGAttcaggtcgccgaggccgacatcCTCAGCCAGGCTGTCCAGATCATCCAGGCTTCGACTCAAATATCCGGC GACCAGGAGATTGAGCTCGACATTGACTCTCTTCCCAACGCCACTGTGCTCAAGCTGTACAACCTCGTCTGCCGTGGCCGTAAGGGCCGTGGCAAGAAGAACAAGGTGCAGCCGCGCAAGTCTGGCTTTGGCGGCGCTCCCGGCCGCAAGCACCTCAacgagcaggaggaggcggacCGCATCGCCAAGATGGAGGCCCAGCTCCAGTCGTTTGAGGgccgcggcagcgcggcgcacgcTGGCTATGACGAGGAGTCGAGCTCGGAGGAggagtcgagcgacgaggagtaG